One Ahaetulla prasina isolate Xishuangbanna chromosome 1, ASM2864084v1, whole genome shotgun sequence DNA window includes the following coding sequences:
- the LOC131184223 gene encoding olfactory receptor 5AP2-like codes for MGNSTWVTEFILTRLTDDPQLQLLLFVIFFAIYVLTLVGNVGMIALIRTSPPLHTPMYFFLINLSFLDICYSSSVTPKFLSNLLKENKAISFAGCFTQLYFYGLFATTECYLLAVMAYDRYVAICNPLFYFIIMSPQKRIQLTAFSYIAGIINALVHTTAASQLHYCGPNIIKNFYCELPPILELACSNISLNELLMFILIGFNVITTILTILISYTYILVTILKDHSAKSHRKALSTCTSHLMVIGIFYGCGSFIYARPSSRQSHHVDQMASLFYIVVIPMLNPLIYSLRNQEVRTAIRKVLQKRAMSIYF; via the coding sequence ATGGGAAACAGCACATGGGTGACAGAATTCATACTCACTAGATTGACTGATGATCCACAATTACAACTCCTCCTCTTTGTGATATTTTTTGCTATTTATGTCCTGACTCTGGTGGGAAATGTGGGCATGATTGCTTTAATCAGGACCAGTCCTCCACTCCACACACCAATGTACTTTTTCCTCATCAATTTATCATTCCTGGATATCTGCTATTCATCGTCTGTAACCCCAAAGTTCCTTTCCAATCTTTTAAAAGAGAATAAAGCTATTTCTTTTGCAGGTTGCTTTACTCAGCTTTACTTTTATGGTCTATTTGCCACCACAGAGTGCTACCTTCTAGCAGTGATGGCCTATGACCGCTATGTAGCCATCTGCAATCCTCTATTCTACTTCATCATCATGTCCCCCCAAAAACGTATCCAACTTACAGCATTTTCTTATATTGCCGGGATCATCAATGCTTTAGTACACACAACTGCTGCATCTCAATTACACTATTGTGGCCCAAACATCATTAAGAATTTTTATTGTGAACTTCCTCCCATATTAGAACTTGCCTGTTCAAACATTAGCCTTAATGAACTTTTGATGTTTATACTTATTGGGTTCAATGTAATAACAACTATCCTGACCATTCTTATCTCTTACACTTACATCCTGGTCACCATTTTAAAGGACCACTCTGCCAAGAGTCATCGGAAAGCCCTCTCCACTTGTACATCTCATCTCATGGTCATTGGCATTTTCTACGGGTGTGGTAGCTTTATCTATGCACGACCAAGCTCTAGACAGTCTCACCATGTAGACCAAATGGCTTCCCTATTTTATATAGTGGTGATCCCCATGCTAAATCCCTTGATTTATAGCCTGAGGAACCAGGAGGTCAGAACTGCCATCAGAAAAGTCCTACAAAAAAGAGCTAtgtccatttatttttaa